In Juglans regia cultivar Chandler chromosome 13, Walnut 2.0, whole genome shotgun sequence, the following proteins share a genomic window:
- the LOC118344200 gene encoding uncharacterized protein LOC118344200: MDSELSKLCEGLKLTEEEQQEVVVSSEEVIISEKKSKHCFMMMVITDNEDCEGHESWKEMQFQYEPFWVQCHDLPFAGMNANTGFNLGKSMGEVLMVDTDSSGVCWGSFLRLMVMIDLTKPLARGRFLTLGNSKHWIPFKYERLPNFCYHCGKIKHVTGMCDKLDRGKASLEGFNQQYGAWLRTSPKTSFFEVSQSRRETGQGKVEGHDQRKGDGEVQQENVVPEGREESVMAGTEEEQEAGNQGGRYGAQSKADISCEEGGVSVTVEASLGKEITVIEKGD, from the exons ATGGATAGTGAATTGTCAAAGTTATGTGAGGGTCTGAAGCTGACGGAAGAAGAACAACAGGAGGTGGTGGTTAGCAGTGAAGAAGTGATCATATCAGAGAAAAAGAGTAAACACTGTTTCATGATGATGGTGATTACAGATAATGAA GATTGTGAAGGCCACGAGTCTTGGAAGGAAATGCAATTCCAGTATGAACCTTTTTGGGTGCAATGTCATGACCTTCCTTTTGCTGGGATGAATGCTAACACTGGCTTTAATCTGGGCAAGTCAATGGGGGAGGTTCTCATGGTGGATACGGACAGTAGTGGGGTATGCTGGGGTAGCTTCCTAAGGTTAATGGTAATGATAGATCTCACAAAACCTTTGGCGAGAGGGAGATTTTTAACTCTCGGGAACTCAAAGCACTGGATTCCTTTCAAGTACGAAAGGTTACCAAACTTTTGTTATCATTGTGGGAAGATCAAGCATGTCACTGGAATGTGCGACAAACTTGATAGAGGAAAAGCTAGTTTGGAAGGCTTCAACCAGCAGTATGGTGCATGGCTACGAACCAGTccaaaaacctcattttttgAGGTTTCTCAATCCAGAAGGGAAACAGGTCAGGGCAAGGTGGAGGGTCATGACCAAAGAAAGGGAGATGGAGAGGTACAGCAGGAAAACGTTGTACcagagggaagagaggagagtGTAATGGCGGGAACTGAGGAGGAACAAGAGGCAGGAAACCAGGGTGGTAGGTATGGTGCTCAGAGTAAAGCTGACATATCCTGCGAAGAGGGAGGAGTAAGTGTAACAGTAGAAGCTTCATTGGGAAAGGAAATAACCGTGATAGAAAAAGGGGACTAG
- the LOC108989317 gene encoding uncharacterized protein LOC108989317, producing MEALADLDSVVTPEMNLQLTKACSYEDLKGALFEMDPMSSPGPDGFSAGFYQDHWEAVGDGVVEVVKEIFKSKRGIEEINETFIVLIPKKRRPNLVTEYRPISLCNVIYKVFSKVLANRIKTFLSKLISPSQSAFVPGRLISDNIIVAYEAMHSMKHRMKHKHEGYMAMKLDMSKVYNRLEWSFLEAVLSKMGFDKRWTELVMQCVSSVKYSLLVNGDPQQHLIPFRGLRQGDPLSPYLFILCTEVLGKMLDEAERKGYITGFPFSRGSLKVNHLFFADDSLLFCKANALEWSRMSKILKTYEEASGQRLNLEKSCIFKLPKTILNAINKLMQKFWWGSRENKTKTQWLPWKLLGKNKAEGGLGYRDFEHFNLALLAKQGWRLIQQSQSLAAKVMKAKYFFRTDFLHAKLGSNASFLWMSFLEARKVLEEGLIWRIGNREGVSLWRDKWIPQPTTFKVQTPLDQRHAHWKVSNLIDEHSKTWNLSVLRSICTEEDISNICKIPISWCGNPDKLIWRCSKDGMFTVKSAYHLLGTMEQYPKGQSSAQPNQKEVRPKIWKLKTSSAVRMFLLRATHESLPTNLNLKRKKIKEDPSCPICRQEPEYVMHALWSCSAVMDVWFVNSRGLQKMKVGFKSFKEVVEHVIAILSEEEVELFACTAYHVWRRRNVFLFEGKFENPSRIAQAALQLTKDFKEANYNEQVSLVPGRPTGIDS from the exons ATGGAGGCCCTGGCTGATCTAGACTCAGTAGTGACACCCGAGATGAACCTCCAGTTAACAAAGGCATGTTCATATGAAGATTTAAAAGGTGCTTTATTTGAAATGGATCCAATGAGCTCTCCAGGACCTGACGGATTTTCTGCTGGATTCTATCAGGACCACTGGGAAGCAGTTGGTGATGGTGTGGTCGAGGTTGTCAAAGAGATCTTTAAATCCAAGAGGGGTATTGAGGAAATTAATGAAACATTTATAGTGCTGATCCCAAAAAAGAGAAGGCCCAACTTGGTGACTGAATATAGACCAATAAGTCTATGTAATGTGATTTATAAAGTGTTCTCTAAAGTACTAGCCAACAGAATTAAGACTTTTCTATCCAAGTTGATATCTCCATcccaaagtgcatttgtaccaGGAAGGTTGATCTCTGATAACATTATCGTGGCATATGAAGCAATGCACTCAATGAAACATAGAATGAAGCATAAGCATGAGGGGTACATGGCTATGAAACTAGACATGAGCAAAGTTTACAACAGATTAGAGTGGTCTTTCTTGGAGGCAGTGCTCTCAAAGATGGGTTTTGATAAGAGGTGGACAGAATTGGTTATGCAATGTGTCTCTTCAGTAAAATATTCTCTGCTAGTTAATGGAGACCCTCAACAGCACCTTATACCTTTTAGAGGAttaaggcaaggggaccctctCTCCCCTTACCTATTCATACTTTGCACTGAAGTTCTTGGGAAGATGTTGGATGAAGCTGAGAGAAAGGGTTACATAACTGGTTTTCCATTTTCAAGAGGATCGTTGAAGGTTAATCATCTTTTCTTCGCAGATGATAGCTTACTTTTTTGCAAAGCAAATGCACTTGAGTGGAGTAGAAtgtctaaaattctcaaaacttatgAGGAAGCCTCTGGACAAAGACTCAATCTTGAGAAATca TGCATTTTCAAGCTGCCAAAAACTATTCTCAATGCCATTAACAAGCTTATgcaaaagttttggtggggcagTCGAGAAAATAAAACGAAGACTCAGTGGTTGCCATGGAAACTACTTGGAAAGAACAAGGCAGAAGGTGGATTAGGTTACAGAGATTTTGAACATTTCAACCTTGCTTTACTGGCCAAGCAGGGATGGAGACTAATACAACAATCACAATCTCTAGCAGCTAAGGTGATGAAAGCTAAATACTTTTTCAGGACTGATTTCCTACATGCAAAACTGGGCAGCAATGCTTCATTTCTCTGGATGAGCTTTTTGGAAGCCAGGAAGGTGTTAGAGGAAGGATTGATATGGAGGATTGGTAATAGGGAAGGGGTTAGCTTATGGAGAGACAAATGGATCCCTCAACCGACCACATTCAAAGTGCAGACCCCTTTAGATCAGAGGCATGCACACTGGAAAGTCAGTAATTTGATTGATGAGCATTCCAAAACTTGGAACCTGTCGGTTTTGAGGAGCATATGCACAGAAGAAGACATCAGTAATATCTGCAAGATACCTATTAGTTGGTGTGGCAACCCAGATAAGCTCATTTGGAGGTGCTCCAAAGATGGCATGTTTACTGTCAAGAGCGCATACCATTTGTTAGGCACAATGGAGCAGTATCCAAAGGGGCAAAGTTCTGCTCAACCCAACCAGAAGGAAGTGCGGCCCAAAATATGGAAGCTGAAGACCTCAAGTGCTGTTAGGATGTTTCTATTGAGAGCTACTCACGAGTCTTTACCAACTAACCTTAATCTCAAGAGGAAGAAAATTAAGGAAGACCCTTCATGCCCCATCTGTAGACAGGAGCCAGAATATGTTATGCATGCATTATGGTCATGTTCTGCAGTGATGGATGTATGGTTTGTCAATTCTAGAGGACTTCAGAAAATGAAGGTTGGGTTCAAGTCATTCAAAGAAGTAGTGGAACATGTAATAGCAATCCTCAGTGAGGAGGAAGTTGAGCTGTTTGCCTGTACAGCTTATCAtgtgtggaggagaagaaatgtttttttgtttgaaggaaAGTTTGAGAACCCATCTCGAATAGCTCAAGCAGCTCTTCAATTGACTAAGGACTTTAAAGAAGCCAATTACAATGAGCAAGTTAGCTTGGTTCCTGGAAGGCCTACTGGTATAGATTCCTAG
- the LOC109015341 gene encoding uncharacterized protein LOC109015341 — protein MDCFFTWYRVPEDRRVQFVSLKLTSTAQLFWKSVEDLLERHHAPPVGSLEEMKRSLQEKYLPQSYRGNLLDQWNALTQGNWPVTEYVTQFDEFRMRCHIVEDEAMTLSRFRQGLKDDLRCELVLRGVATLDHAFSLVRDYESVMRTPYGRRGDNRPSITPAPTLSPKSLLGPPPSNVSPAWENKGKGPKIPRTSSRLQCFKCNGFGHISSNCPSRTLVIEEHEGILDEPLEDQVYEPKLEEFGDLGDDEDTFLGCIRTFLVDLSSVPHAPDTPRLSVVRCTLTQPKGADDWRRHAIFHTYIKINDKDCKIIVDNGSCINAVSMATVSHLGLQPVPHPQLYSVYWVDTSSIDVKERCLVPIQLLEYKDCIWCDVIPMDVGHVMLGRPWLFDLDVTIHGLNIINSTEFEHALVSASVVFAVVVMEVPLASPIVALDEAQSFFQEFRDVFPEDLPDHLPPLRDIQHAIDLVPGASLPNLPRYRMNLTEHAKLQRQVGELLHKGFIRESLSPCAVPALLTPKKDGFWRMCIDSRAINRITVKY, from the exons ATGGATTGTTTCTTTACCTGGTATAGAGTCCCTGAAGATCGAAGAGTTCAATTTGTTAGCCTGAAACTAACTAGCACTGCCCAACTCTTTTGGAAAAGtgtagaggatctccttgagagGCATCATGCGCCTCCTGTTGGGAGTTTGGAAGAAATGAAACGTTCTCTTCAAGAGAAATACCTGCCCCAATCTTACAGGGGTAATTTGCTGGACCAATGGAATGCCCTTACACAGGGCAATTGGCCAGTGACTGAGTATGTCactcaatttgatgaattccGAATGAGATGTCATATTGTTGAGGATGAGGCCATGACTTTGAGTAGGTTTAGACAAGGCCTAAAAGATGATCTTAGGTGCGAGCTTGTCCTTCGGGGTGTCGCTACACTTGACCACGCTTTCTCTTTAGTCCGAGACTATGAGTCGGTTATGAGGACTCCGTATGGAAGGCGTGGTGACAACCGCCCTTCCATCACCCCAGCGCCCACCCTTTCCCCTAAGTCTCTCTTAGGACCTCCACCATCTAATGTTTCCCCCGCATGGGAAAATAAGGGTAAAGGTCCTAAAATTCCAAGGACTTCCTCCCGCTTGCAGTGCTTCAAATGTAATGGTTTTGGCCACATTTCTTCCAATTGTCCTAGTCGAACCCTAGTTATTGAGGAACATGAGGGTATACTTGATGAACCGTTAGAAGATCAAGTCTATGAGCCTAAGCTTGAGGAGTTTGGTGATTTAGGTGATGATGAGGATACCTTCTTAGGTTGTATCCGAACCTTTCTTGTGGATTTAAGTTCTGTACCTCATGCTCCCGACACACCCAGATTAAGTGTTGTACGTTGCACCCTTACCCAACCAAAAGGTGCTGATGATTGGCGCCGTCATGCCATCTTtcatacttatatcaaaatcaatgataaggattgtaaaatcattgtgGATAATGGGAGTTGCATTAATGCGGTTTCTATGGCTACTGTGTCCCATCTTGGATTGCAACCAGTGCCACACCCTCAGCTGTATAGTGTTTATTGGGTTGATACCTCTTCCATAGATGTGAAAGAGCGTTGTCTGGTGCCTATCCAGTTATTAGAATATAAGGATTGTATATGGTGTGACGTCATTCCTATGGATGTCGGTCATGTCATGCTTGGCAGACCTTGGTTATTCGACTTAGATGTGACCATCCATG ggttaaatatcattaactctACGGAGTTTGAGCATGCACTCGTGAGTGCTTCTGTTGTGTTTGCTGTGGTTGTTATGGAGGTTCCATTGGCATCTCCAATAGTGGCCCTTGATGAGGCCCAATCATTTTTTCAGGAGTTTCGGGATGTCTTCCCTGAAGACCTCCCTGACCACTTACCTCCTCTACGAGATATTCAACATGCCATAGATCTTGTCCCAGGAGCGTCCCTTCCAAACTTGCCTCGTTATAGGATGAATCTCACTGAGCATGCTAAGCTCCAAAGACAAGTGGGTGAACTTCTTCACAAAGGCTTTATCCGTGAGAGTTTAAGTCCTTGTGCAGTTCCTGCCCTTTTGACTCCTAAGAAAGATGGTttttggaggatgtgcattgatagtCGTGCCATTAATAGGATTACAGTGAAATATTGA
- the LOC108998778 gene encoding aldehyde oxidase GLOX — protein sequence MASKNPSLLILFPIFSLLIGLSLYSVRSSSDVEILKPSPAWMGGKWILLHSSIGVSAMHMQLLKNDKVIIFDRMDTGPSNLSLPIGESCVLKPKKPADCTAHSLLYDLVSGTVRPLLVKTDTWCSSGAVFPDGTLIQTGGYHDGDRVVRKFTPCDDETCEWKELRWGLENRRWYATNQILPDGRVIIMGGRQVYTYEFFPKSSVKGNSSSSYYMNFLRETMDRYADENNLYPFLHLMPDGNLFVFANKRSILFDYKRNRVVKEFPVIPGKFKRNYPSTGSSVLLPLRLNGTDFPEAEVMVCGGAPEGAFNMSDTFHVFVSASNTCGRLRVTDPKPQWVMEEMPMPRIMSDMILLPTGDVILINGAMNGTAGWEDATNPVYHPVLYRPNDPRPERRFVVLNPSMIPRMYHSTAILLPEGSILVGGSNPHQKYNFTARPFPTELSLEAYRPYYMYPRFSLQRPSILTVESQDMSISYGQTFWATFVLNMYQPERGISVALIAPSFTTHSVAMNQRMVVLEVTVLEQLSIFTYKISVNGPPTATVAPPGYYMFFVVHAGIPSHAVWVKVQ from the coding sequence ATGGCCTCCAAGAACCCTTCTTTATTGATCTTGTTTCCAATATTCTCTTTGCTTATTGGTTTGTCTCTGTATTCAGTTCGTTCTTCGTCGGACGTTGAGATTCTGAAGCCGTCTCCTGCATGGATGGGTGGAAAGTGGATCCTACTCCACTCCAGCATTGGTGTTTCGGCCATGCACATGCAGCTCTTGAAGAACGACAAGGTCATCATCTTTGACCGCATGGACACGGGCCCCTCCAACCTCTCTCTTCCCATAGGCGAGTCATGCGTTCTTAAACCCAAAAAGCCCGCAGACTGCACCGCGCACTCTCTATTGTACGACTTAGTTTCCGGCACTGTCCGTCCCCTCCTCGTCAAGACAGATACGTGGTGCTCCTCCGGCGCCGTTTTCCCTGACGGCACTTTAATCCAAACCGGCGGGTACCATGACGGGGATCGCGTGGTCCGCAAGTTTACCCCCTGCGATGACGAGACCTGCGAGTGGAAAGAGCTTCGGTGGGGCCTTGAAAACCGCCGGTGGTACGCGACCAACCAAATACTACCCGACGGCCGCGTCATAATCATGGGAGGCCGGCAAGTTTACACTTACGAGTTCTTCCCAAAGAGCTCGGTAAAAGGCAACTCGTCGTCGAGTTATTACATGAACTTCTTGAGGGAGACGATGGACCGTTATGCCGACGAGAACAATCTTTATCCGTTTTTGCATCTCATGCCGGATGGGAATCTTTTCGTTTTCGCTAACAAGAGGTCTATCTTGTTCGATTATAAACGTAACCGGGTGGTGAAAGAGTTCCCGGTTATACCTGGCAAGTTCAAGAGAAACTATCCAAGTACGGGGTCGTCGGTGTTGCTTCCTTTGAGGCTGAATGGAACAGACTTTCCCGAAGCGGAGGTGATGGTATGCGGAGGAGCACCGGAGGGTGCGTTCAACATGTCAGATACGTTTCATGTATTCGTATCGGCGTCCAATACCTGCGGAAGGCTGAGAGTGACGGACCCGAAGCCCCAGTGGGTGATGGAGGAGATGCCAATGCCTCGGATCATGTCGGACATGATACTGTTACCTACTGGCGACGTGATCCTGATAAACGGCGCAATGAACGGAACGGCAGGCTGGGAAGATGCCACGAACCCGGTTTACCACCCGGTTCTTTACAGGCCCAACGATCCCCGCCCGGAACGTAGATTCGTGGTGCTCAACCCGTCGATGATTCCCAGGATGTACCACTCGACGGCAATTCTATTACCGGAGGGCAGTATATTAGTGGGTGGGAGTAACCCTCACCAGAAGTACAACTTCACGGCGCGTCCTTTCCCAACAGAGTTGAGTCTGGAGGCATATCGCCCGTATTACATGTATCCACGGTTCTCTCTACAGCGCCCTTCGATCCTAACGGTGGAGTCCCAGGACATGAGCATATCGTACGGGCAGACTTTTTGGGCCACATTCGTGTTGAACATGTACCAGCCGGAACGGGGGATCTCGGTGGCGCTCATAGCGCCGTCGTTTACCACTCACTCGGTCGCCATGAACCAGAGAATGGTGGTCTTGGAGGTGACTGTACTGGAGCAGCTGTCCATATTTACTTATAAGATTTCGGTCAATGGGCCCCCCACAGCCACGGTGGCCCCACCTGGGTACTATATGTTCTTCGTCGTCCACGCTGGAATCCCGAGCCACGCTGTCTGGGTGAAGGTTCAGTGA
- the LOC108989318 gene encoding uncharacterized protein LOC108989318 has protein sequence MKLLTWNCRGLGNPRTVNELHQLVKERTPSVIFLSETKGNRCKVEKVRNKLGMKQSFVVDSIGKSGGLAMLWKTEVNAQLLSYSNSHISLTIFPESSGQPWRLFGFYGNPATDKRKASWSLLKMLKPKPPMAWLCMGDFNEILSNDEKYGVVTRSFSQMECFRLAIDECDLSDLGYTGSKYTWSNNREGRDFTKERLDRAMGNREWPLQFSNSEVSVLPALNSDHSPLLITCDNEEAGVNRRTRLFRYEAYWSTK, from the coding sequence ATGAAACTGCTAAcctggaactgccgagggcttgggaaccctcggacagttaacGAACTTCATCAATTGGTGAAGGAAAGAACCCCATCTGTTATATTTTTGTCAGAAACTAAAGGTAACAGATGTAAAGTGGAGAAGGTAAGGAACAAGCTGGGAATGAAGCAAAGTTTTGTGGTCGACAGCATAGGCAAAAGTGGAGGACTTGCAATGCTTTGGAAAACTGAGGTAAATGCTCAActactttcttattcaaatagCCATATATCTTTGACAATCTTTCCTGAGAGTAGTGGTCAACCCTGGAGACTCTTTGGGTTCTATGGTAACCCTGCCACAGACAAAAGGAAAGCTAGTTGGAGTCTCCTTAAAATGCTTAAACCCAAGCCTCCAATGGCTTGGTTATGTATGGGAGACTTCAATGAGATCTTGAGTAATGATGAGAAGTATGGGGTAGTCACTAGATCTTTTTCTCAAATGGAGTGTTTCAGATTAGCTATTGATGAATGCGACTTGAGTGATCTTGGATACACAGGGTCTAAGTATACTTGGAGTAACAATAGGGAGGGGAGAGATTTTACTAAAGAAAGACTGGATAGAGCTATGGGAAACAGGGAATGGCCATTACAATTCAGCAATAGTGAGGTCTCAGTGTTACCTGCCCTCAATTCAGATCACTCTCCTTTGTTGATAACCTGTGATAATGAGGAAGCTGGAGTTAATAGAAGGACAAGATTATTTAGGTATGAAGCTTACTGGTCAACTAAATAG
- the LOC109013287 gene encoding uncharacterized protein LOC109013287, translating into MTLGDYVVPLVTGATSSIRRPIIKANNFEINPAILQWWLQQCNLVACHVMIQTTWDDLAKKFLAKFFPPAKIVKMRNDIITFVQFDMESLYEAWERYKELLRKCLHHGLPVWIQVQTFYNGLQPTIRTMIDAEVRGTLMKKSLEDAYELVKEMVTNNYQWLVDRVTQKRTQGVHEIDSFYALTAQIATLSKKLDNINVSSIQSTNTIAGNHMGVDCQMGNPFTNNSLEQANFVSNYKRQSNPYSNTYNPGWRNHPNFIWSNSQNVANPPPGFQNQQQEKKPNKEEVMAQFMAKVDARFQDHDIALKNNENTMRSIERTIGQLAKLMSKKPRRSLPSTMENNLKEQVNAITLRSGRELNVQEEEKNSRKKELTMRVVVPTSKAMVPTPVLSPTMKNLEKTSEK; encoded by the coding sequence ATGACTTTAGGAGATTATGTTGTCCCTTTGGTCACTGGAGCTACTTCTAGCATTAGACGACCTATCATTAAAGCCAATAACTTTGAGATAAATCCAGCTATTCTTCAATGGTGGCTTCAACAATGCAATTTAGTGGCATGCCACGTGATGATCCAAACTACATGGGATGATTTGGCCAAAAAGTTTCTAGCAAAGTTCTTTCCCCCAGCCAAAATCGTGAAGATGCGAAATGATATCATCACTTTTGTCCAATTTGATATGGAGTCGCTTTATGAAGCTTGGGAGAGGTATAAAGAATTGCTTAGAAAGTGCCTACATCATGGACTTCCTGTTTGGATTCAAGTGCAAACCTTCTACAATGGTTTGCAACCTACAATACGTACAATGATTGATGCAGAAGTGAGAGGGACTTTGATGAAGAAATCACTGGAAGACGCATATGAGTTGGTGAAGGAGATGgtaaccaacaattaccaatgGCTAGTGGATCGAGTGACACAAAAAAGAACCCAGGGAGTTCACGAAATTGATTCTTTTTATGCTTTAACTGCTCAAATTGCAACTTTATCTAAGAAATTAGACAATATCAATGTGAGTTCCATTCAATCTACTAATACAATTGCAGGGAATCATATGGGGGTAGATTGTCAAATGGGAAATCCATTCACCAACAATAGTTTGGAGCAAGCAAACTTTGTGTCAAATTACAAACGACAAAGCAATCCTTATTCCAATACTTACAATCCAGGATGGCGAAACCACCCAAATTTCATATGGAGCAACTCCCAAAATGTTGCCAATCCTCCACCGGGTTTTCAAAATCAACAACAAGAGAAGAAGCCGAATAAGGAAGAGGTAATGGCACAATTTATGGCCAAGGTGGATGCTAGATTTCAAGATCATGACATTGCTCTAAAGAACAATGAGAACACTATGCGGAGCATTGAAAGGACAATTGGTCAACTGGCAAAATTAATGTCCAAAAAGCCTCGACGATCACTTCCAAGCACCATGGAAAACAACCTGAAAGAGCAAGTGAATGCCATTACTTTAAGAAGTGGAAGGGAGCTTAATGtacaagaggaagagaaaaattctagaaaaaaGGAGCTAACTATGAGAGTTGTGGTGCCCACATCCAAGGCTATGGTGCCCACCCCTGTTCTGAGCCCAACAATGAAAAACTTGGAAAAGACTTCAGAAAAATAA